The following are encoded together in the Labrus mixtus chromosome 2, fLabMix1.1, whole genome shotgun sequence genome:
- the tmem131l gene encoding transmembrane protein 131-like isoform X1, translating to MAGLQDFQQGSHCHRKTWINILLGILQLLLPCVQHGGAQLQALSQMSTSVVEVWQPEDADPLVPLQIEKERRKDGLPIEDSSSPYTRENGRPLNFLPPTLEFGTQPLGLARAETIYIQNPSQDVPVTLLSMFTSSRHFYIPFFHRRVIPPRGKASFKLIFLPSEEGNVENTLFINTSANGLLSYQVFGVGVHQGSLKSVQRKDSLLIFPHIQSIKLTQTQEDASNITMLGLLLECSLPKSLFNNPQGSCLQSEERLSLQINLSARGERPADLDKLKPYVIEHILVLLMAPAGIGELRLGVHLLNSGGKMLYIEDMQVLSKVEASLEFNQVLLRPEAKNFTEGATLACRGSLPGHERKCTSHIGLNFLGNQTTNNFPGFHIAQRRTDLSSMVQLKQRDAAQVDLWLTNSLSLPLTVLNVNLSQKLQGVMKMVNFSGPLVVPQGCWHILSLQLISRSLPVNQLSTLSLETSLGTALHIPLYFHSTPSKQGEVVFEAERECGRPCPLRLSETGRSEWQQTLLPDFFTSTWATDSKLAAELCSRWRSHKEKLPCRWPRLPLETSHPLDFGATPVNESKVKTFTLKNPTSSVVSVEIRCLSQYPAPLEALDLLTKWFDVSPFSVNISTSEFSLLASPPKVRNSVEDLTGEGVVRLLLQPWEAREVAVVFTPSEHKPSSTILIIRNNVTVFDMMTVQGHGAKELLRVGGKLPGPGASLRFNVPQSTLMECRDGLRTDKPLFAIRKSFKVENAGELPLTVMSMNINGYKCQGFGFEVLQCRPFSLDHNSSSEITIAFTPDFTSSWVIRDLTLVTSRGTSFPFTLNVTLPHHMLPLCAQVVPGPSWEETFWVVTLIFTCFSLFGVCLMAFHQAQYILNEFSTPSIRSNHSSVLSQDNGLVNNITPNGVNKTKGSCKSYVDTGHTSDKGKGRGSPALANSPAPRPQSSKKGSLVTPSQSQKKHKVSLYYTKYKSSSSAAAAGALLLDEDHEDLIPDSPLTPDPDVCNNNEPAFISELDKKITADFKEDPQSTIEDSAPVAVMFPMEMPAGFPDNVTLSPGPRPGLLVCSPIEKSCAKHFAEKIDSEKRDNAQMELREDGKGQKKKAQSAETGTVPVNNKGKRSRRKTENVSSAPEHNVVAMQERETESEWKTGDRNISGTRNRNRCCNGPKPEAPKPGQSTESALNQNGVCPARTRRKCATERCSRGVCESGSDSGSSSGSVRASRGSWGSWSSASSMEGDKDPSARTHACTTSSKKRESMQYGVYPVERDCYQSMNTNYKALSMNSLYRKEVCQSPEPTTPSFTPSFAAVAAGLDRNTDLTGQYLPEETWSAPSIPLTNEFRYNTTEALPYIPQPATTAAYNGFTWSNANTHCNSPYTYSEGNNYIGNGTFPSSYPSQEGQNAHCSQTSWSEEQSQESPSTWDTAACVGGKPYFSGTRSLSPMSSLFGSIWTPQSEPYQSHHFQPERSAPISPVSPITPPHSPFSRETEGRCAPIQYSSFNPFGPHMNLDIWNSSSNRSSNSQLSNDSGYCGDV from the exons aTGGCGGGGCTTCAGGACTTCCAACAAGGCAGCCACTGTCACAGGAAAACGTGGATCAATATACTACTCGGAATACTACAATTGCTTTTACCCTGCGTACAGCACGGAGGGGCACAGCTGCAAG CTCTGAGTCAGATGTCCACCAGCGTGGTCGAGGTCTGGCAACCAGAGGATGCAGACCCATTAGTCCCACTTCAG ATAGAGAAGGAGCGAAGAAAAGATGGTCTTCCAATTGAAGACAG cTCCTCTCCATATACACGGGAGAATGGGAGGCCCTTGAATTTTCTGCCCCCGACGTTGGAGTTTGGGACACA GCCGCTGGGGCTGGCAAGAGCTGAAACCATATATATACAAAATCCCAGCCAGGATGTTCCTGTGACACTGCTGTCAATGTTTACATCCAGCAGGCATTTTTACATACCCTTCTTCCACagaaga GTAATCCCACCCAGAGGGAAGGCATCTTTCAAACTAATTTTCTTGCCATCTGAGGAGGGCAATGTAGAAAACACATTATTTATAAACACATCAGCCAATGGGCTTCTCTCATACCAG GTATTTGGTGTGGGAGTTCACCAGGGTTCATTAAAGTCTGTCCAAAGAAAAGACAGTTTGTTGATATTCCCTCACATCCAGAGCATTAAGCTGACCCAAACTCAG GAAGATGCCTCTAACATCACCATGCTTGGTCTACTCCTGGAGTGCAGTTTACCCAAGAGTTTGTTCAACAATCCTCAG GGCTCCTGCCTCCAGAGTGAGGAGCGCCTCAGTCTGCAGATTAATCTGTCTGCACGAGGCGAACGGCCCGCTGACCTGGACAAGCTTAAACCCTACGTCATTGAGCACATTTTGGTGCTTCTGATGGCCCCCGCTGGCATAG ggGAACTGAGGCTAGGAGTTCATTTGTTAAATTCTGGAGGCAAGATGCTCTACATAGAG GACATGCAGGTGTTATCAAAAGTGGAGGCCAGCCTGGAATTTAATCAAGTTCTTCTGAGACCGGAAGCAAAGAACTTCACTGAAGGGGCTACACTTGCCTGCAGAG GTTCCTTGCCCGGCCACGAAAGGAAATGCACAAGTCATATCGGTTTAAATTTTCTGGGAAACCAGACAACTAACAACTTCCCGGGATTCCATATCGCACAACG aCGAACCGATTTATCCAGCATGGTCCAGCTGAAACAAAGGGATGCTGCCCAGGTGGATCTGTGGTTGACAAACTCCCTCAGTCTTCCTCTCACTGTGCTGAACGTCAACCTCTCACAGAAGCTGCAGGGAGTGATGAAG ATGGTGAACTTTAGCGGTCCACTGGTGGTTCCTCAAGGCTGCTGGCATATCCTGTCCCTCCAGTTGATCAGCAGGTCCCTTCCTGTCAACCAGCTTTCCACCCTGAGTCTGGAAACCAGCCTGGGCACAGCGCTGCACATTCCCCTTTACTTTCACTCTACTCCTTCTAAG CAGGGGGAGGTGGTGTTTGAGGCGGAAAGAGAGTGCGGAAGACCCTGCCCACTCAGACTGTCTGAAACAG GTCGTTCAGAGTGGCAGCAAACCCTCCTCCCAGACTTTTTCACCTCCACTTGGGCCACAGACAGCAAACTGGCTGCTGAACTCTGCTCCCGCTGGAGGAGCCACAAAGAAAAACTGCCCTGCAG gTGGCCAAGACTCCCTCTAGAGACTTCCCATCCTCTGGACTTTGGTGCTACACCTGTTAATGAGAGCAAG GTGAAGACATTTACATTGAAAAATCCTACTTCTTCAGTGGTTTCTGTTGAGATTCGTTGCCTCTCTCAGTACCCTGCCCCCCTGGAGGCCCTGGACCTCCTAACCAAATG GTTTGATGTCAGCCCTTTCTCGGTCAACATCAGCACTTCAGAGTTTTCTCTGTTGGCCTCTCCTCCAAAG gtgcGGAACAGTGTGGAGGACCTAACAGGAGAGGGCGTTGTgcgtctgctgctgcagccctgGGAGGCAAGAGAAGTCGCTGTGGTCTTTACTCCCTCTGAGCACAAACCCAGCTCTACCATTCTCATCATCAG AAACAACGTGACAGTGTTTGACATGATGACGGTGCAGGGTCATGGGGCCAAAGAGCTCCTGAGAGTCGGAGGCAAACTGCCCGGCCCTGGTGCGTCGCTGCGCTTCAATGTTCCTCAGTCGACTCTAATGGAGTGTCGTGATG GCCTGCGCACCGACAAGCCGCTCTTCGCCATCAGAAAGAGTTTTAAAGTGGAGAATGCAGGAGAGCTTCCTCTCACCGTCATGTCCATGAATATAAATGGATACAAATGTCAGGGGTTTGGATTTGAGGTTCTGCAGTGTCGCCCATTTAGCCTCGACCACAACTCCTCTTCTGAAATCACCATCGC GTTCACTCCAGACTTCACCTCATCCTGGGTGATCCGGGACCTTACCCTGGTGACATCAAGAGGCACCTCTTTCCCTTTCACCCTGAATGTGACGCTGCCTCACCACATGCTGCCTCTCTGCGCTCAGGTGGTCCCTGGCCCCAGCTGGGAGGAAACTTTCTGGGTGGTCACCCTCATTTTCACCTG cttctcactgtttggtgtgtgtctgatgGCCTTCCATCAGGCCCAGTATATCCTGAATGAGTTCTCCACACCCAGCATCAGGAGCAACCACAGCTCTGTCCTCTCCCAGGATAACGGCCTCGTCAATAATATCACACCCAATGGAGTCAA TAAAACCAAGGGCAGTTGTAAGAGCTATGTGGACACGGGTCACACCTCAGATAAAGGTAAAGGGCGGGGCTCTCCAGCCCTGGCCAACAGCCCCGCCCCGCGTCCTCAGTCCTCAAAGAAAGGATCACTTGTCACCCCATCCCAgtcacaaaagaaacacaaagtttcACTCTATTACACCAAATACAAGTCCAGCTCATCCGCAGCAGCCGCTGGAGCTCTGTTGCTGGATGAAGACCATGAAGACTTAATACCGGACTCTCCCCTGACCCCAGACCCTGATGTCTGCAACAACAACGAACCAGCTTTCATTAGCGAGCTGGACAAAAAGataactgcagactttaaagaAGACCCCCAAAGCACTATAGAAGATAGCGCACCAGTAGCAGTTATGTTTCCCATGGAAATGCCTGCTGGTTTCCCAGATAACGTCACGTTAAGTCCAGGACCCAGACCAGGCTTGTTGGTGTGCAGTCCTATAGAGAAGAGCTGCGCTAAGCACTTTGCAGAGAAGATCGACTCTGAGAAAAGGGACAATGCTCAAATGGAG TTAAGAGAAGACGGCAAAgggcagaaaaagaaagcacagagtGCTGAGACTGGCACTGTACCAGTAAATAATAAGGGAAAGAGGAGTCGCAGGAAGACAGAAAACGTCTCCAG TGCTCCTGAGCACAATGTTGTAGCGAtgcaagagagggagacagaatcTGAATGGAAAACAGGGGACCGGAACATCAGTGGAACCCGCAACAGGAACCGCTGCTGCAACGGCCCCAAGCCAGAAGCACCAAAGCCCGGACAGAGTACTGAGAGCGCCCTCAATCAGAATG gTGTGTGTCCAGCTCGTACACGGCGGAAGTGTGCCACCGAGCGGTGCagcagaggagtgtgtgagtCGGGTTCAGACTCTGGCAGCTCGTCAGGCAGTGTgagagccagcagggggagctgggGCAGCTGGAGCAGCGCCAGCAGCATGGAAGGCGACAAAGACCCCAGTGCCAGGACACACGCATGCACTACCTCATctaaaaaaa GGGAATCCATGCAGTACGGCGTCTACCCAGTAGAACGAGACTGCTACCAGAGCATGAATACAAACTACAAGGctctcag CATGAACAGCTTGTACCGTAAAGAAGTTTGCCAAAGCCCAGAACCCACAACTCCCAGCTTCACCCCGAgttttgctgctgttgctgccggactagacagaaacacag ATCTGACAGGTCAGTATTTGCCTGAGGAGACATGGTCTGCTCCCTCCATCCCACTCACCAATGAGTTCAGATACAACACCACTGAAGCTCTGCCCTACATACCTCAGCCAGCAACCACCGCAGCATACAATGG GTTTACTTGGAGTAATGCCAACACCCACTGCAACAGTCCCTACACCTACAGTGAGGGAAACAACTACATAG GTAATGGAACATTTCCGAGTAGTTATCCCAGTCAAGAGGGCCAGAATGCACACTGCAGTCAGACCAGCTGGAGTGAAGAACAGTCTCAGGAATCACCCTCAACCTGGGACACAGCAGCCTGTGTGGGCGGCAAG CCATACTTCTCTGGGACCCGCAGCCTATCTCCCATGTCCAGCCTGTTTGGGTCCATCTGGACCCCTCAGAGCGAACCCTACCAGAGCCACCACTTCCAACCTGAGCGATCAGCCCCGAT
- the tmem131l gene encoding transmembrane protein 131-like isoform X2, with amino-acid sequence MAGLQDFQQGSHCHRKTWINILLGILQLLLPCVQHGGAQLQALSQMSTSVVEVWQPEDADPLVPLQIEKERRKDGLPIEDSSSPYTRENGRPLNFLPPTLEFGTQPLGLARAETIYIQNPSQDVPVTLLSMFTSSRHFYIPFFHRRVIPPRGKASFKLIFLPSEEGNVENTLFINTSANGLLSYQVFGVGVHQGSLKSVQRKDSLLIFPHIQSIKLTQTQEDASNITMLGLLLECSLPKSLFNNPQGSCLQSEERLSLQINLSARGERPADLDKLKPYVIEHILVLLMAPAGIGELRLGVHLLNSGGKMLYIEDMQVLSKVEASLEFNQVLLRPEAKNFTEGATLACRGSLPGHERKCTSHIGLNFLGNQTTNNFPGFHIAQRRTDLSSMVQLKQRDAAQVDLWLTNSLSLPLTVLNVNLSQKLQGVMKMVNFSGPLVVPQGCWHILSLQLISRSLPVNQLSTLSLETSLGTALHIPLYFHSTPSKGEVVFEAERECGRPCPLRLSETGRSEWQQTLLPDFFTSTWATDSKLAAELCSRWRSHKEKLPCRWPRLPLETSHPLDFGATPVNESKVKTFTLKNPTSSVVSVEIRCLSQYPAPLEALDLLTKWFDVSPFSVNISTSEFSLLASPPKVRNSVEDLTGEGVVRLLLQPWEAREVAVVFTPSEHKPSSTILIIRNNVTVFDMMTVQGHGAKELLRVGGKLPGPGASLRFNVPQSTLMECRDGLRTDKPLFAIRKSFKVENAGELPLTVMSMNINGYKCQGFGFEVLQCRPFSLDHNSSSEITIAFTPDFTSSWVIRDLTLVTSRGTSFPFTLNVTLPHHMLPLCAQVVPGPSWEETFWVVTLIFTCFSLFGVCLMAFHQAQYILNEFSTPSIRSNHSSVLSQDNGLVNNITPNGVNKTKGSCKSYVDTGHTSDKGKGRGSPALANSPAPRPQSSKKGSLVTPSQSQKKHKVSLYYTKYKSSSSAAAAGALLLDEDHEDLIPDSPLTPDPDVCNNNEPAFISELDKKITADFKEDPQSTIEDSAPVAVMFPMEMPAGFPDNVTLSPGPRPGLLVCSPIEKSCAKHFAEKIDSEKRDNAQMELREDGKGQKKKAQSAETGTVPVNNKGKRSRRKTENVSSAPEHNVVAMQERETESEWKTGDRNISGTRNRNRCCNGPKPEAPKPGQSTESALNQNGVCPARTRRKCATERCSRGVCESGSDSGSSSGSVRASRGSWGSWSSASSMEGDKDPSARTHACTTSSKKRESMQYGVYPVERDCYQSMNTNYKALSMNSLYRKEVCQSPEPTTPSFTPSFAAVAAGLDRNTDLTGQYLPEETWSAPSIPLTNEFRYNTTEALPYIPQPATTAAYNGFTWSNANTHCNSPYTYSEGNNYIGNGTFPSSYPSQEGQNAHCSQTSWSEEQSQESPSTWDTAACVGGKPYFSGTRSLSPMSSLFGSIWTPQSEPYQSHHFQPERSAPISPVSPITPPHSPFSRETEGRCAPIQYSSFNPFGPHMNLDIWNSSSNRSSNSQLSNDSGYCGDV; translated from the exons aTGGCGGGGCTTCAGGACTTCCAACAAGGCAGCCACTGTCACAGGAAAACGTGGATCAATATACTACTCGGAATACTACAATTGCTTTTACCCTGCGTACAGCACGGAGGGGCACAGCTGCAAG CTCTGAGTCAGATGTCCACCAGCGTGGTCGAGGTCTGGCAACCAGAGGATGCAGACCCATTAGTCCCACTTCAG ATAGAGAAGGAGCGAAGAAAAGATGGTCTTCCAATTGAAGACAG cTCCTCTCCATATACACGGGAGAATGGGAGGCCCTTGAATTTTCTGCCCCCGACGTTGGAGTTTGGGACACA GCCGCTGGGGCTGGCAAGAGCTGAAACCATATATATACAAAATCCCAGCCAGGATGTTCCTGTGACACTGCTGTCAATGTTTACATCCAGCAGGCATTTTTACATACCCTTCTTCCACagaaga GTAATCCCACCCAGAGGGAAGGCATCTTTCAAACTAATTTTCTTGCCATCTGAGGAGGGCAATGTAGAAAACACATTATTTATAAACACATCAGCCAATGGGCTTCTCTCATACCAG GTATTTGGTGTGGGAGTTCACCAGGGTTCATTAAAGTCTGTCCAAAGAAAAGACAGTTTGTTGATATTCCCTCACATCCAGAGCATTAAGCTGACCCAAACTCAG GAAGATGCCTCTAACATCACCATGCTTGGTCTACTCCTGGAGTGCAGTTTACCCAAGAGTTTGTTCAACAATCCTCAG GGCTCCTGCCTCCAGAGTGAGGAGCGCCTCAGTCTGCAGATTAATCTGTCTGCACGAGGCGAACGGCCCGCTGACCTGGACAAGCTTAAACCCTACGTCATTGAGCACATTTTGGTGCTTCTGATGGCCCCCGCTGGCATAG ggGAACTGAGGCTAGGAGTTCATTTGTTAAATTCTGGAGGCAAGATGCTCTACATAGAG GACATGCAGGTGTTATCAAAAGTGGAGGCCAGCCTGGAATTTAATCAAGTTCTTCTGAGACCGGAAGCAAAGAACTTCACTGAAGGGGCTACACTTGCCTGCAGAG GTTCCTTGCCCGGCCACGAAAGGAAATGCACAAGTCATATCGGTTTAAATTTTCTGGGAAACCAGACAACTAACAACTTCCCGGGATTCCATATCGCACAACG aCGAACCGATTTATCCAGCATGGTCCAGCTGAAACAAAGGGATGCTGCCCAGGTGGATCTGTGGTTGACAAACTCCCTCAGTCTTCCTCTCACTGTGCTGAACGTCAACCTCTCACAGAAGCTGCAGGGAGTGATGAAG ATGGTGAACTTTAGCGGTCCACTGGTGGTTCCTCAAGGCTGCTGGCATATCCTGTCCCTCCAGTTGATCAGCAGGTCCCTTCCTGTCAACCAGCTTTCCACCCTGAGTCTGGAAACCAGCCTGGGCACAGCGCTGCACATTCCCCTTTACTTTCACTCTACTCCTTCTAAG GGGGAGGTGGTGTTTGAGGCGGAAAGAGAGTGCGGAAGACCCTGCCCACTCAGACTGTCTGAAACAG GTCGTTCAGAGTGGCAGCAAACCCTCCTCCCAGACTTTTTCACCTCCACTTGGGCCACAGACAGCAAACTGGCTGCTGAACTCTGCTCCCGCTGGAGGAGCCACAAAGAAAAACTGCCCTGCAG gTGGCCAAGACTCCCTCTAGAGACTTCCCATCCTCTGGACTTTGGTGCTACACCTGTTAATGAGAGCAAG GTGAAGACATTTACATTGAAAAATCCTACTTCTTCAGTGGTTTCTGTTGAGATTCGTTGCCTCTCTCAGTACCCTGCCCCCCTGGAGGCCCTGGACCTCCTAACCAAATG GTTTGATGTCAGCCCTTTCTCGGTCAACATCAGCACTTCAGAGTTTTCTCTGTTGGCCTCTCCTCCAAAG gtgcGGAACAGTGTGGAGGACCTAACAGGAGAGGGCGTTGTgcgtctgctgctgcagccctgGGAGGCAAGAGAAGTCGCTGTGGTCTTTACTCCCTCTGAGCACAAACCCAGCTCTACCATTCTCATCATCAG AAACAACGTGACAGTGTTTGACATGATGACGGTGCAGGGTCATGGGGCCAAAGAGCTCCTGAGAGTCGGAGGCAAACTGCCCGGCCCTGGTGCGTCGCTGCGCTTCAATGTTCCTCAGTCGACTCTAATGGAGTGTCGTGATG GCCTGCGCACCGACAAGCCGCTCTTCGCCATCAGAAAGAGTTTTAAAGTGGAGAATGCAGGAGAGCTTCCTCTCACCGTCATGTCCATGAATATAAATGGATACAAATGTCAGGGGTTTGGATTTGAGGTTCTGCAGTGTCGCCCATTTAGCCTCGACCACAACTCCTCTTCTGAAATCACCATCGC GTTCACTCCAGACTTCACCTCATCCTGGGTGATCCGGGACCTTACCCTGGTGACATCAAGAGGCACCTCTTTCCCTTTCACCCTGAATGTGACGCTGCCTCACCACATGCTGCCTCTCTGCGCTCAGGTGGTCCCTGGCCCCAGCTGGGAGGAAACTTTCTGGGTGGTCACCCTCATTTTCACCTG cttctcactgtttggtgtgtgtctgatgGCCTTCCATCAGGCCCAGTATATCCTGAATGAGTTCTCCACACCCAGCATCAGGAGCAACCACAGCTCTGTCCTCTCCCAGGATAACGGCCTCGTCAATAATATCACACCCAATGGAGTCAA TAAAACCAAGGGCAGTTGTAAGAGCTATGTGGACACGGGTCACACCTCAGATAAAGGTAAAGGGCGGGGCTCTCCAGCCCTGGCCAACAGCCCCGCCCCGCGTCCTCAGTCCTCAAAGAAAGGATCACTTGTCACCCCATCCCAgtcacaaaagaaacacaaagtttcACTCTATTACACCAAATACAAGTCCAGCTCATCCGCAGCAGCCGCTGGAGCTCTGTTGCTGGATGAAGACCATGAAGACTTAATACCGGACTCTCCCCTGACCCCAGACCCTGATGTCTGCAACAACAACGAACCAGCTTTCATTAGCGAGCTGGACAAAAAGataactgcagactttaaagaAGACCCCCAAAGCACTATAGAAGATAGCGCACCAGTAGCAGTTATGTTTCCCATGGAAATGCCTGCTGGTTTCCCAGATAACGTCACGTTAAGTCCAGGACCCAGACCAGGCTTGTTGGTGTGCAGTCCTATAGAGAAGAGCTGCGCTAAGCACTTTGCAGAGAAGATCGACTCTGAGAAAAGGGACAATGCTCAAATGGAG TTAAGAGAAGACGGCAAAgggcagaaaaagaaagcacagagtGCTGAGACTGGCACTGTACCAGTAAATAATAAGGGAAAGAGGAGTCGCAGGAAGACAGAAAACGTCTCCAG TGCTCCTGAGCACAATGTTGTAGCGAtgcaagagagggagacagaatcTGAATGGAAAACAGGGGACCGGAACATCAGTGGAACCCGCAACAGGAACCGCTGCTGCAACGGCCCCAAGCCAGAAGCACCAAAGCCCGGACAGAGTACTGAGAGCGCCCTCAATCAGAATG gTGTGTGTCCAGCTCGTACACGGCGGAAGTGTGCCACCGAGCGGTGCagcagaggagtgtgtgagtCGGGTTCAGACTCTGGCAGCTCGTCAGGCAGTGTgagagccagcagggggagctgggGCAGCTGGAGCAGCGCCAGCAGCATGGAAGGCGACAAAGACCCCAGTGCCAGGACACACGCATGCACTACCTCATctaaaaaaa GGGAATCCATGCAGTACGGCGTCTACCCAGTAGAACGAGACTGCTACCAGAGCATGAATACAAACTACAAGGctctcag CATGAACAGCTTGTACCGTAAAGAAGTTTGCCAAAGCCCAGAACCCACAACTCCCAGCTTCACCCCGAgttttgctgctgttgctgccggactagacagaaacacag ATCTGACAGGTCAGTATTTGCCTGAGGAGACATGGTCTGCTCCCTCCATCCCACTCACCAATGAGTTCAGATACAACACCACTGAAGCTCTGCCCTACATACCTCAGCCAGCAACCACCGCAGCATACAATGG GTTTACTTGGAGTAATGCCAACACCCACTGCAACAGTCCCTACACCTACAGTGAGGGAAACAACTACATAG GTAATGGAACATTTCCGAGTAGTTATCCCAGTCAAGAGGGCCAGAATGCACACTGCAGTCAGACCAGCTGGAGTGAAGAACAGTCTCAGGAATCACCCTCAACCTGGGACACAGCAGCCTGTGTGGGCGGCAAG CCATACTTCTCTGGGACCCGCAGCCTATCTCCCATGTCCAGCCTGTTTGGGTCCATCTGGACCCCTCAGAGCGAACCCTACCAGAGCCACCACTTCCAACCTGAGCGATCAGCCCCGAT